AGGCATCCGTTTTTTCCACTTTTCCACCAGGAAAGCCTACTTGGGCAGAATGCACACCTTTATAGGTTTTCCGAAGAATTAACACCAATTTAGTTTCATGTTCTTGATCCGGATAAAACAAGGCAACAACTCCAGCATTTTTAGCATTTTTAATGGCATTTTTTTGCTGCGCTTGGAGCTGCTCTCTAAAAGGTGGCGACATTTTAAATTGTGAAGATTCGGCTGGCAGTGGTATATTTTCTATTTTTGATACCGATTGTAAAAATTCATCAAATTTCATCTATGATTCGTATTCTTATGTTAGTCGCTTTTATATTTTTTCTTGGTTGTGAAGATAAACAATCAAAACCAAAAGAAACGACTCCTAAAACGACAAAAACTGTTAAAAAACCGACCAAAGTATTAGATAGCTCCAAAATAAAAACACCTGAATTCCCTTTCCTAACGGATGAAAATGCCATGGAATTCTTTTTAGAGTACGAAAAAAACAATCCGGAAAACAAAGTGCGAATTACCACCAAATTTGGCAACATTGATATCTTATTATATGACAAAATTAAGTTTCATCGTGCAAATTTCGTATACTTAACCAAACGCGGTTATTTTGATGGCACACAATTTTACCGAGTAATAGATAATTTCATCATCCAAGCTGGAAATACAGACGATCCAAAAATAAAACGAAAACGAGGAGATATTGGTCGCTATCTCCTTCCCCCAGACACCAAACGAGGTTTTAAACACCATAGAGGTATTGTGAGCATGCCAAGTAGTGAGATTGAAGATGCCTATAAATTAGCATCGCCATTTGAGTTTTTTATAGTCCAAAACAAAGATGGTGCCTATCATTTGGATGGCGATTACACCATTTTTGGTGAAGTTATTTCAGGTATGGATGTGGTTGATGAAATTGCCGCTCAAAAAACCGACGATGGCGATTGGCCTTTAAGAAACGTATATATTAAGAAAGTGGAAATCATTGAGTAATGCAGCTACTATTTATAGAGCGTTGGCAAACTGACTTTAAACCGGACAGCTAGTAGTCTGATGGTAATAACTACTAAACCGGCAATAATAAAAACAACGTTATTATCTATAGGCAGCTTTCGGACTAGAAAATAAGTTAAACCTCCCAAAATACATGCTGTTGCATAAATTTCTTTTCTAAAAATTACAGGAATTTCATTACATAAAATATCACGAATTACCCCACCAAAGCAGGCCGACATTGTACCCAAAGCAATACATATTATAGGGTCTAAGCCTGCTGAAATGCCTTTTTCTACACCAACAACCGTGTACAAACCTATTCCAATTGTATCAAAAAGAAATAGGGATTTCCGAAGGTAATCAATTTTATTTTTAAAAATAATAGTCAATACCGTACTAGCTAAAATAACATAGATATAATTTAAATTAAGCATCCAACTCACTGGCGTTTCACCAATTAAAACATCACGAAGTGTTCCACCACCAACAGCTGTAACCGTAGCAATAATTAAAATTCCAAATACGTCCATGCGCTTACTTAAAGCGACCAGCACACCTGAAATAGCAAATGCTATGGTTCCTAAAATATCTATTGCGTAAAACATGACTGTTACCTATTAGTTTAAAATGCAAGCAAAGGTATAGAATGATAGCTATTTAGTGAAACGGAATACCTACTATTTTTTAGGCATAATTTGCATACTAATAAAGTCCGTTATTTTGCAAAAATCAACTTTATTTTAATTAATACAACGGATTCAAAAATACTAACATGAAATACCGTTTTGAAAACGTCCAGAACATTTCACACAATTATATTCTTGATAATTTATTTAGGCATTAGCTCAATAAAATAGACACCGTTTTAAAAACGGTGTAAGCGATTCACACAATTTCTTTGCAAGAAGTGGGTTCTCTGCTTACATATTTTGAGTGTAATAGTTATAATCCTTTAAAATGGTGTCAATAAACTCTTTGTCAAACATATCTGATTCTATTTGCAGCAAGCCACAAATTTTATTTCGTATAATTGTTAAGGTCTTGAAATCATTATTCCGTTTGGAAATCATAAAGGCTTCTTTAATAATCCGAACGTCCTTGTCACTTAACAATGTTACATTATTAAATACAGGTTCATAATCGTCAGTTATTTCTTCCAGAATAGTACTGGTTATTTTATGTTTTTGTTTCACACTAATAACAACAGTGCCTGCTGCTGAATCACCAACACGTTGCTTTTTATCGGACAATAAAATACTCATTACACCAATTGAAGCAAAAAACATCCATATATCAATAATCCGAAGCATCCAACGCACCAATAAATTATACCATTGGGTTGGCGCTCCATCAAAACGAACCACTTTTATTTTCATGATCATTTTACCAATGGTTTGCCCACTAAACAGAACATGACAAAGCAAAGAATAAAACAAGGCAGGAAGCGTTAACAATCCAAGAAACCCACGACGGGTCCAGCTATCGGTATCAAATATTTCAGAAACTGCTACCAAGTTTTCCATAATGGTCATGTAAGCAATAAGAATCAAGCCGTCAATTAAAAAAGCGACAAAACGTTCGCCAACACCAATTAGTTTGTAATCTAAATTGACATTTTGGGCTGTGTTAATTGCTATATTGCTCATGGAAATGTATATTCGTTTAAATTTTAAATAGGCTATGCGCGAAGCATCATTCGTGAAGCAAAATAAGGAAAAATGGCTGGTATTTGAAAAAGCATTACACAATAATGTTAAAATAAACCCAGACGATTTAGCTTCATACTATATTCAACTTACTAACGACCTCTCCTATGCACAGACTTACTATGCTGATAGTAAGACGCTTTTGTATTTAAATTCGTTGGCATCTGAGGCGCATCAGAAAATTTATATCACCAAAAGAGAGTCAAAAAATAAGATTGTTTCCTTTTGGAAATACGAATTTCCACTGTTCTTTATAGCCTATCATAAAACCTTACTGTATTCCTTTCTAATTTTTATGTCGGCTGTTTTAATTGGTGTCGTTTCTACTTTAAATGACGACAGTTTTGTACGTTTAATTTTAGGTGATGCTTATGTAAATATGACCATTGAAAACATTGAAAATGGGGAACCTATGGCGGTTTATAAAAGTGGAAGCCAAATGGGTACTTTTCTGGGAATTACTATAAACAATATCCGTGTGGCTATTTTTGCATTTGCTGCAGGTGTTGTTTTTAGTGTAGGCACCATTTATATTTTGTTTAGTAATGGTATCATGTTAGGCGCTTTTATTACGTTTTTCTATAATTATGGCATTTTAGAAAAAACATCGACCGTTTGGCTTCATGGTACCATTGAAATTTCGGTGATTGTAATTGCTGGTTGCGCGGGTTTGGTAATGGGAAATAGTTTTCTATTCCCCAAAACTTATTCTAGACGCGTTGCTTTTATGAAAGGCGCCAAAGACGGCTTGAAAATAGTAGTCAGCACGATTCCGTTTTTCATTGTAGCTGGCTTTATTGAAGGGTTTATAACTCGTTTTGGAGAACAAATGCACCCTGCTTTAGCTTATGGGATTATTCTTGCATCTTTAACCTTAATTATATTTTATTATATAATTTACCCGATTAAATTGAATAAAAAAATGGCCTTAAATCTATAAAACCTACCGTATGGAAAAACCGTATTTAGAACTTCGTACGCGAAATACCTTTGGCGATATTGTCAATAACTATTTTCAGTTTTTAAAACTCAACTTTAAACATTATACCAACCTATACTTGCGTTACAATGCCATTAGTATCATATTAACACTAATTGGATCTTATCTGTTAGTAACTGGATTCATGGGTTTGGCGAGTCGTGATTTCAGGTTTGGTATGGAAACTAGCATGGATAACGATTGGTATTTAATAGTTGGCGGATTGCTTCTCGTTGTTATTCTATTTGTTACGGCCGTTTTAAATTACAGTTTTTCTAGCGCTTACATGACAGAATATGTAAAGCAGGAAGGCAACGTGAAATCGGCAAACATTTGGTCTGCCATTAAAAAGAATTTAGGAACCATCATCCTATTTATCCTTATTGGCATTGCCATGTACATCGGTTACTTTGTGGTTTCTCTGGTTTTAGCGTTTATTCCGTTATTAGGTATGTTAGCACAATATGCCATCAATTTTACGCTAAGCGCCCTTTTTGGTTTATCATTTATGTCTATTTTCAGTACTAATAAATCGGTTGGCGAAGCCTTATCAGAAGGTTGGTCTTTCACGTTTTCTAATTTTATTCGTGTGGTTTTCTTCGGATTGGTAATTGGAATTCTAAATCTAATGCTAACGTTTTTAATCCTATCCATCCCTGGATTCATTATTGGTTTTTACACCTATTTTTCTATTGAAAGTGAAGTGGATTTTTTAACAAGTAACTTTGCAACTATTGTTTTTACACTAGGTTTTACCATGTTTGTATTAGCATTTATTTTCTCGCAAGCCCTTTCACAGGTAGCTTATGGTGTACTATTCTTTAATTTACATGAAGAACGATATAACACATATTTGCGCGAACGTATAGAACAAATAGGTGTTAATGAGTAAACCAAACAGACATATCACTTTAACGGTTTCAGGCTTGTTTTTTATAAAGCATGCGGTTGCCGTTGCACAAAATAAAATCCAAGAAGACTCGACAGATATCACGGTTACCTATTTTAAAGAAGGCATCCTGGATCGCTATTCCGGAAATGATTTCAATTACAATATCAACGATACAGGTGGTGTTAATTTATTACAACAATTGCTTCGGAAATTTTTTAACTGGTTAGGTAATCTTTTCGGGATTGACATAGATTTTGTGGATTATGAAACTTTGGAATACATTGTTTACGGCCTTTTAGCTGCTGGAGCTCTGTATTTATTTATTAAGTTTTTATTACAATCACCTATGAGCTCCGTATTTAAAACGGAAGAAAAAACCATTGATAATTTTGGTTATATTGAAGAAGACATCCAACAAGTTGATTTTGAAAACCTAATAAAAACAGCCTTAAAAGAAAGCAATTATCGTTTGGCAACGCGTTATTTATATCTAAAATCACTTAAAAATTTAACGAACAAAAACATCATCGATTGGCATTATGACAAAACCAATTCAGACTATCTCAATGAAATTTCAGATGATGGTATCAAACAATTATTCAAACGCATTTCTTACATCTATGATTACGTTTGGTATGGCGAATTTGCCATAGACGAACAAGCTTTCAATAGAAATCAAGACGATTTTTCAACCTTAAATAAACGCATTAATGGATAAACGCTCAAAAATAGCTTTATATAGCATTGCCGCCATTATCGTGTTGTTAATGATAGCTGAAGTCACCAAACCTAAACCATTGAATTGGCGAAACTCCTACTCCGCTGCCGATAAAATTCCTTTGGGTTGCTACGTGCTTTACAATGAATTAAAGCCATTTACGTCCAGTACAATAGAAACATCTGATGAAAGTTTGTACGAACGCTTAAAAGATTTTCCTAACGCGACAAACACGACGCTCCTTCTTATAAACGATTATATTAATGTTGAGGAAGAAGGCTCCAATGCGCTTTTGGAATTTGTTGAAAATGGGAATACCGTTTTTATTAGTACCAACTATGTTTACGGAGCATTTGCCGATTCGCTAAACATAGAAATAGATCGGGATTATGATGGATTTTTCAAGGATCCTTCCAAATCTATATTCACTAATAAAACCTTAAAAGCTAACGAACGTCTGTTTGATGATGTTATTGAAAACAGCTTCTTCACCTCTATAGATACATCTAATGCAACCATTTTAGGTTATATGATTGATGAAAATAAAATAAGGAAGGAAGTTAATTTTACTAAAACGCCTTTTGGCGATAATGGTGGAGCCTTTTATGTTCATAGCAATCCGTTTGCCTTTACAAACTATCATTTATTAAATGACAAAGCAGATTATGCCGCAACCGTTTTATCATTTTTGCCAAAAAATAATAGCATCCTTTGGGATAACTATTATAAAAGCGGACGCAAAGTTATAAAAAGTCCATTGCGCTTCATATTAAGTAGTCCTGCACTAAAATGGACATTCTACATTAGTTTAATAGGTTTAATCATCTTTGTTATTTTTAAAGGAAAACGAACCCAGCGTATTATTCCAGTTGTAGAACCCTTAAAAAATTCAACCGTAGCGTTTACCCAAACTATTGGCGATTTATACTACCAACATGGTGATTATTCGAATATCATTCATAAAAAAATAACCTATTTTTTAGAATTCATACGAACCACATACTATTTAGAAACCAATGAATTTAGCGAGCGTTTTATTCAGAAACTCGCTGTTAAATCATCAAATACGGTTCAAGACACTAAATCATTAATCGATTTAATTACGTTTTTAAAATCGAAAAATAACCACACAGAAAAAGAGCTCATTGCCCTTAACAAACAAATAGAACATTTTACAAAAAACACTATATAATGGAAGATACGAACCAGCACGAAAGCGAAGATTTAAGCTTTACGAATAGAATTGACCTCAAGCCTTTGCAAGCCCATGTAGAAAGTATTAAAACGGAGATTGGTAAAATTATCGTTGGTCAGAATGAAATGGTAGAATTGCTCATCATTTCTATTTTATCTAATGGCCACACACTTATTGAAGGTGTTCCAGGTGTGGCAAAAACAGTTACCGCCAAACTTTTAGCACGCACGTTAGATGTGGATTTTAGTCGCATTCAATTTACACCAGATTTAATGCCGAGTGATATTTTAGGAACCTCCATTTTTAATGTAAAAACGAGCGAGTTTGAATATAAAAAAGGCCCTATTTTTTCCAATATTATTTTAATTGATGAAATTAACAGAGCACCTGCAAAAACGCAAGCCGCTTTATTTGAGGTTATGGCAGAACGACAAATAACTATTGATAACAATCAGTTTATTATGGAGCCACCTTTCTTGGTTTTTGCCACACAAAACCCAATTGAACAAGAAGGAACCTACCGTTTGCCAGAAGCACAATTAGACCGTTTTTTATTTAAAATTAATGTGGATTATCCATCATTGGAAGATGAAATTCAGATTCTAGTGGACAACCACAAACGGGAAGATCAATTAGACTATAGTACAATAAACCCGGTTTTAAAAGCTGCTGATATTGTAAAATACCAAGGGTTAATTAAACAAATTTTAGTGGAAGACCACTTACTCCATTACATTGCTTCCATAGTTAACAGCACGCGTAATAACGCTAATTTGTATTTAGGCGCATCGCCAAGAGCATCCATTGCCATTTTAAATGCAGCCAAAGCAAACGCAGCTATTCAAGGTCGCGATTTTGTAACACCAGATGACATAAAACGCTGTACCAAAGCTGTTTTAAAACATCGCTTAGTACTAACACCAGAACGTGAAATGGAAGCCTTCACAGTTGATAAAGTAGTAGACCAAATTCTTGAAACGATTGAAATCCCAAGATAATTGAAACGTATCTTTAAACATATCTATTTAGAATTTCGGTTTTTTGCAGCCTTAATGGGATTCGCATTTCTATTTCTGATGGCGTATCAATTTCCGGGATTATTACCAATAAGTATCATGCTTTTTGGAGCTTTTTTAGTACTTATTCTTATAGATAGCATATTGTTATTCAAACAAAATGGATTAGAAGCCAAACGATTACTTCCAAAAAAATTGAGTAATGGTGATGATAATCCGATTGAAATCACCTTGAAAAACACGTATAATTATAAAATTAAACTAAAACTCATAGACGAGATGCCGTTTCAATATCAGAGGCGCGATTTTGAAATTGATACCCAACTTGATAAACTTACGGATAAAAAAATCACCTACACCTTGCGTCCTTTGGAACGTGGCGAATATCATTTTGGAAACCTGAACGTTTATGTAACGTCTCCAGTTGGATTATTAACCCGTCGTTTTCAATTTGGAAATAATGCTATGGTACCCAATTACCCATCATTTCTGCAGTTAAAGAAATATATGTTGTTGGCATTTTCGAATAAAATTTTCGAATTTGGATTAAAGAAAATCCGAAGAATTGGTCACACCATGGAATTTGAGCAAATTAAAGACTATGTTCAAGGTGATGATATTCGGAATATAAATTGGAAAGCAACAGCCAAACGGAGTCAATTGATGGTAAATCAATTCCAAGACGAACGCTCCCAACCTATTTACAGTGTTATTGATAAAGGTCGCGCTATGAAAATGCCGTTTAACGGATTAAGCCTTTTGGATTATGCTATTAATGCAACCTTGGTTATTAGTAATGTGGCTTTAAAAAAACAAGATAAAGCTGGTATGTTTGCCTTTTCTAGGAAAGTGGATAATAAAGTAGTTGCTGAACGCAGACCATCACAGATGAATCAGATTATGGAAACGCTTTATAATTTAGATACCGATTTCGCAGAATCCGATTTCTCTAGATTATATATTGATGTGAAGCGAAGTTTAAACCAACGAAGCTTATTACTACTCTATACCAATTTTGAAACCTTAGATGCTTTACATAGACAATTACCGTATTTACAAGCCATAGCCAAGCATCATGTATTGGTTGTTATC
Above is a window of Bizionia sp. M204 DNA encoding:
- a CDS encoding peptidylprolyl isomerase, yielding MIRILMLVAFIFFLGCEDKQSKPKETTPKTTKTVKKPTKVLDSSKIKTPEFPFLTDENAMEFFLEYEKNNPENKVRITTKFGNIDILLYDKIKFHRANFVYLTKRGYFDGTQFYRVIDNFIIQAGNTDDPKIKRKRGDIGRYLLPPDTKRGFKHHRGIVSMPSSEIEDAYKLASPFEFFIVQNKDGAYHLDGDYTIFGEVISGMDVVDEIAAQKTDDGDWPLRNVYIKKVEIIE
- a CDS encoding trimeric intracellular cation channel family protein, with the translated sequence MFYAIDILGTIAFAISGVLVALSKRMDVFGILIIATVTAVGGGTLRDVLIGETPVSWMLNLNYIYVILASTVLTIIFKNKIDYLRKSLFLFDTIGIGLYTVVGVEKGISAGLDPIICIALGTMSACFGGVIRDILCNEIPVIFRKEIYATACILGGLTYFLVRKLPIDNNVVFIIAGLVVITIRLLAVRFKVSLPTLYK
- a CDS encoding RDD family protein — translated: MSNIAINTAQNVNLDYKLIGVGERFVAFLIDGLILIAYMTIMENLVAVSEIFDTDSWTRRGFLGLLTLPALFYSLLCHVLFSGQTIGKMIMKIKVVRFDGAPTQWYNLLVRWMLRIIDIWMFFASIGVMSILLSDKKQRVGDSAAGTVVISVKQKHKITSTILEEITDDYEPVFNNVTLLSDKDVRIIKEAFMISKRNNDFKTLTIIRNKICGLLQIESDMFDKEFIDTILKDYNYYTQNM
- a CDS encoding stage II sporulation protein M; the encoded protein is MREASFVKQNKEKWLVFEKALHNNVKINPDDLASYYIQLTNDLSYAQTYYADSKTLLYLNSLASEAHQKIYITKRESKNKIVSFWKYEFPLFFIAYHKTLLYSFLIFMSAVLIGVVSTLNDDSFVRLILGDAYVNMTIENIENGEPMAVYKSGSQMGTFLGITINNIRVAIFAFAAGVVFSVGTIYILFSNGIMLGAFITFFYNYGILEKTSTVWLHGTIEISVIVIAGCAGLVMGNSFLFPKTYSRRVAFMKGAKDGLKIVVSTIPFFIVAGFIEGFITRFGEQMHPALAYGIILASLTLIIFYYIIYPIKLNKKMALNL
- a CDS encoding DUF4350 domain-containing protein, which codes for MDKRSKIALYSIAAIIVLLMIAEVTKPKPLNWRNSYSAADKIPLGCYVLYNELKPFTSSTIETSDESLYERLKDFPNATNTTLLLINDYINVEEEGSNALLEFVENGNTVFISTNYVYGAFADSLNIEIDRDYDGFFKDPSKSIFTNKTLKANERLFDDVIENSFFTSIDTSNATILGYMIDENKIRKEVNFTKTPFGDNGGAFYVHSNPFAFTNYHLLNDKADYAATVLSFLPKNNSILWDNYYKSGRKVIKSPLRFILSSPALKWTFYISLIGLIIFVIFKGKRTQRIIPVVEPLKNSTVAFTQTIGDLYYQHGDYSNIIHKKITYFLEFIRTTYYLETNEFSERFIQKLAVKSSNTVQDTKSLIDLITFLKSKNNHTEKELIALNKQIEHFTKNTI
- a CDS encoding MoxR family ATPase, with protein sequence MEDTNQHESEDLSFTNRIDLKPLQAHVESIKTEIGKIIVGQNEMVELLIISILSNGHTLIEGVPGVAKTVTAKLLARTLDVDFSRIQFTPDLMPSDILGTSIFNVKTSEFEYKKGPIFSNIILIDEINRAPAKTQAALFEVMAERQITIDNNQFIMEPPFLVFATQNPIEQEGTYRLPEAQLDRFLFKINVDYPSLEDEIQILVDNHKREDQLDYSTINPVLKAADIVKYQGLIKQILVEDHLLHYIASIVNSTRNNANLYLGASPRASIAILNAAKANAAIQGRDFVTPDDIKRCTKAVLKHRLVLTPEREMEAFTVDKVVDQILETIEIPR
- a CDS encoding DUF58 domain-containing protein, yielding MKRIFKHIYLEFRFFAALMGFAFLFLMAYQFPGLLPISIMLFGAFLVLILIDSILLFKQNGLEAKRLLPKKLSNGDDNPIEITLKNTYNYKIKLKLIDEMPFQYQRRDFEIDTQLDKLTDKKITYTLRPLERGEYHFGNLNVYVTSPVGLLTRRFQFGNNAMVPNYPSFLQLKKYMLLAFSNKIFEFGLKKIRRIGHTMEFEQIKDYVQGDDIRNINWKATAKRSQLMVNQFQDERSQPIYSVIDKGRAMKMPFNGLSLLDYAINATLVISNVALKKQDKAGMFAFSRKVDNKVVAERRPSQMNQIMETLYNLDTDFAESDFSRLYIDVKRSLNQRSLLLLYTNFETLDALHRQLPYLQAIAKHHVLVVIFFENTELDKLTQKESRNTFEIFEKTIAEKFVYEKKLIINELQKHGIQSILTAPEDLTLNTINKYLEIKARGLI